A part of Limihaloglobus sulfuriphilus genomic DNA contains:
- a CDS encoding carbohydrate binding domain-containing protein, giving the protein MKQFYLFSSVLIIISTTLCSGVEFANGDFENGNLSGWRTYFNGVAEGSYQISQDSYQGSYAVHMDITNAGVNNSQGNSALDTWSSPIELYGAKEVLLTFAAKNLSSDSSRLHVKMLEFSAANTNLGATREWFFTPSGNYQQYSCFYSLKNSQASKIVISFRVAGPDSINLAVGSYMLDAVSLDNCERIYNGGFEDGLRFWRWYAVSGAEGSATVSPDAFSGSSAARLQVTAGGGNHGLDREEFKVPVYSGETIILEFAAKKISSGSEQLRVTFSEHNGSNTQDFLGVQGHRYFDVGEEYSKYICSYTAADSDAAALNIIFKSWDDTASTGEFLIDDVRIVTDILPNSGFESDLELWRCYSTAGSTADCSIETADVVEGQKAARFEVTQASNDSDHGLDRFDYMPKVQYGDKILFSFYAKEPVAQQRSLMLSVTEFDSQGNAVENGHEFFSPESSYRQFTYYYDVKGFDTRSVNLCFKIYTEDGIEKADGVFLIDGVNMSFGNGKELSDLNYDGITDQADLRLFVEKWTDREETSLTLALSDVDDSIANQASCSLDGSFDLSGFDGLNIGLAASSSAEGLLVMALKEQDAVLVEYEFNMADFDAAAGLVYADLHNLLLGSREVLVNVDNILFELFPETSSQVYLDVNSIEAVVCECQQIRGDFNLDYRVDLLDLKIIAEHWVK; this is encoded by the coding sequence ATGAAGCAATTTTATTTGTTCAGCAGTGTTTTAATAATTATTTCTACAACCCTCTGTTCCGGGGTGGAGTTTGCTAACGGTGACTTTGAAAACGGGAACCTGTCCGGCTGGCGTACATATTTCAACGGTGTTGCAGAGGGCAGTTACCAGATATCCCAGGACAGCTATCAGGGCTCTTACGCCGTTCATATGGATATCACAAATGCCGGAGTTAATAACTCCCAGGGTAATTCTGCTCTGGATACCTGGAGTTCTCCGATTGAGCTTTATGGAGCTAAAGAGGTTTTACTAACCTTTGCCGCCAAGAATCTCTCTTCAGACAGCTCCCGTCTGCATGTAAAGATGCTGGAATTCAGTGCCGCTAATACCAATTTAGGGGCAACCCGGGAGTGGTTTTTCACGCCGTCGGGCAACTATCAGCAATACAGCTGTTTTTATTCGTTAAAGAATTCTCAAGCCAGCAAAATTGTTATCAGCTTTCGCGTTGCCGGCCCAGACAGCATAAACCTTGCCGTCGGCAGTTATATGCTCGACGCCGTAAGTTTGGATAATTGCGAAAGAATCTACAACGGCGGGTTTGAAGACGGGCTGCGTTTTTGGAGATGGTACGCGGTTTCCGGCGCAGAAGGCAGTGCGACGGTATCGCCCGATGCTTTCAGCGGCAGCAGTGCGGCAAGGCTGCAAGTTACCGCGGGCGGGGGCAATCACGGTTTGGACAGAGAGGAGTTTAAGGTTCCCGTATATTCTGGTGAGACAATAATTTTAGAATTCGCTGCCAAGAAGATTTCTTCCGGCAGTGAGCAGCTTCGGGTGACATTTTCCGAGCATAACGGCAGCAATACCCAGGATTTTCTCGGTGTTCAGGGGCACAGGTACTTTGATGTGGGCGAAGAATATTCTAAATATATTTGCAGCTACACGGCAGCCGACAGCGATGCCGCGGCGCTGAACATCATATTTAAGTCGTGGGACGATACAGCCTCAACGGGTGAGTTTTTGATAGACGATGTGAGAATTGTTACTGATATTCTGCCTAACAGCGGCTTTGAAAGCGATTTAGAGCTGTGGAGATGTTATTCTACAGCCGGCAGCACAGCCGATTGCTCGATAGAGACTGCTGATGTTGTTGAAGGGCAGAAGGCGGCAAGGTTTGAGGTTACGCAGGCCTCAAACGATAGCGATCACGGGCTGGACAGGTTTGACTATATGCCGAAGGTTCAGTACGGCGACAAGATTCTTTTTAGCTTTTATGCTAAAGAGCCTGTTGCACAGCAGAGAAGTTTGATGCTCAGTGTAACAGAATTCGATTCGCAGGGTAATGCCGTTGAAAATGGACATGAATTTTTTAGTCCTGAAAGCTCTTACCGCCAATTTACATACTACTATGATGTTAAGGGCTTTGATACCCGCAGTGTAAATCTCTGTTTTAAGATTTATACCGAAGACGGCATCGAGAAAGCCGACGGAGTGTTTTTGATAGACGGTGTAAATATGAGTTTTGGCAATGGAAAAGAGCTCTCCGATTTGAATTATGACGGGATTACCGACCAGGCTGATTTAAGGCTTTTTGTCGAAAAATGGACTGACAGAGAAGAAACCTCCCTTACTCTGGCTCTCTCTGATGTTGATGATTCTATTGCAAACCAGGCAAGCTGCAGCCTTGATGGAAGTTTCGATTTGAGCGGGTTTGACGGTTTGAATATTGGGTTGGCGGCTTCGAGTTCCGCTGAAGGTTTACTTGTAATGGCACTAAAAGAGCAGGATGCGGTCCTGGTTGAATACGAGTTTAACATGGCAGATTTTGACGCGGCGGCCGGTTTAGTCTATGCCGATTTGCATAACCTTCTATTGGGCAGCAGAGAAGTCTTAGTAAATGTTGATAATATACTATTCGAGCTTTTCCCCGAGACAAGCTCACAGGTTTATCTTGATGTCAACAGTATTGAGGCTGTTGTGTGCGAGTGTCAACAGATCAGAGGCGATTTCAATTTAGATTATCGGGTGGATCTTCTGGATTTAAAAATAATAGCAGAGCATTGGGTTAAATAA
- the miaA gene encoding tRNA (adenosine(37)-N6)-dimethylallyltransferase MiaA, with protein sequence MSDKMIMIIGVTGSGKSRLAYDLAVSLEAEIVSIDSMKVYRGMDIGTAKPPIERRRQVKYHLIDVVDPWESFSVSRFLELSEAAIADIKSRGRSVVGAGGTAMYVKNMLYGLFEGPGSDHELRNQLKDRYNTEGGLAMHKELESVDPEAAARIHPNDQRRIVRALEVFRLSGKPISSFQTQFSAPQPDPRWHVIGVRRAKEVESRRINSRVKKMIELGLVDEARRLYELEKPLSKQASVAIGYAELFEHFEGKLSLEKAIEKIKINTRRLAKSQRTWFKTFKNVHWIELEESESPEQVLSKTLEHLRLF encoded by the coding sequence ATGTCTGATAAAATGATAATGATAATAGGCGTTACGGGAAGCGGGAAAAGCAGGCTTGCCTATGACCTGGCTGTCTCGCTTGAGGCTGAAATTGTAAGTATCGATTCCATGAAGGTTTATCGCGGCATGGATATCGGCACCGCAAAACCGCCCATAGAGAGGCGGCGGCAGGTAAAGTATCACCTGATAGATGTTGTAGATCCCTGGGAGTCTTTCAGCGTCAGCCGTTTTCTTGAATTGAGCGAGGCGGCAATAGCCGATATTAAATCCCGCGGCAGGTCAGTAGTCGGTGCAGGCGGAACGGCAATGTATGTCAAAAACATGCTTTACGGGCTTTTTGAAGGCCCGGGCAGTGACCATGAGCTTCGAAATCAGCTCAAGGACAGGTACAATACGGAGGGCGGGCTTGCTATGCACAAAGAGCTTGAGTCGGTTGACCCCGAAGCGGCGGCGAGGATTCACCCAAACGATCAGCGGCGGATTGTGCGTGCTTTGGAGGTGTTTCGGCTTAGCGGAAAGCCGATATCCAGTTTTCAGACGCAGTTTTCAGCTCCCCAGCCCGATCCCCGCTGGCATGTTATCGGAGTACGCAGGGCAAAGGAAGTTGAAAGCCGCCGCATAAACTCGCGTGTCAAAAAAATGATAGAGCTGGGGCTTGTTGATGAAGCACGCCGGCTTTATGAACTCGAAAAGCCGCTGAGTAAACAGGCCTCTGTCGCAATAGGCTACGCCGAGCTGTTCGAGCATTTTGAGGGTAAGCTAAGTCTTGAAAAGGCGATAGAAAAGATAAAAATAAATACGCGGCGGCTTGCCAAGTCGCAGAGAACCTGGTTTAAAACCTTCAAGAACGTTCATTGGATTGAACTCGAAGAATCTGAGTCACCCGAGCAGGTATTAAGCAAAACACTTGAACATCTTCGGCTGTTTTGA
- a CDS encoding GntR family transcriptional regulator gives MIEILENLEIDSGRGKGRPIYEQVADHIREKICSSNISAGVRLPAISQMMREWNLAYPTIKSALEILESENILRCEQGRGKGPLILKPVEKKSYRFAFHRWKNEAQFINLEKGIKAFVEQNNHELKVIDAYIANSCMPDVLTSESENFDGLIVYPIATEEYIKAIKDIQALGVKVVFVDRFIEGLSIGSASADNFSGGYTATTHLIETHNCPVYYFGNTLQPTSAQMRYQGWYQAMKEHFTHLDFNSDYLWEIFADESRYNWCDTNDWEQPAYEMALKSLSKVDSEKCCVFCSNDDAARIMTEAAKDNNRVPGVDFFVIGFGDKPFCERLDVPLSSVAQFDQEVGYAAAELLESIIERPSLSNRMIKRIVPVELKIRASSIKKVGSEELSLKSI, from the coding sequence ATGATAGAAATACTTGAAAACTTAGAAATAGACTCGGGACGCGGCAAGGGTAGGCCTATTTACGAGCAGGTTGCCGACCATATAAGAGAGAAGATTTGTTCTTCTAATATTTCTGCGGGTGTAAGACTGCCCGCCATTTCCCAGATGATGCGGGAGTGGAATTTAGCTTACCCGACAATCAAGTCCGCTCTGGAGATTCTCGAGAGTGAAAACATACTTCGATGTGAACAGGGCCGCGGCAAGGGCCCGCTTATACTCAAACCGGTTGAGAAAAAGAGTTATCGCTTTGCCTTTCACAGGTGGAAAAACGAGGCTCAGTTTATCAATCTGGAAAAAGGAATCAAGGCCTTTGTCGAACAGAATAACCATGAATTGAAAGTTATAGATGCTTACATTGCTAATTCCTGTATGCCGGATGTACTTACATCGGAATCAGAGAATTTTGACGGGTTGATTGTCTATCCTATTGCCACTGAAGAATATATCAAGGCTATCAAAGATATTCAGGCTCTGGGTGTAAAGGTTGTTTTTGTAGATAGGTTTATTGAAGGGCTGTCAATCGGCTCTGCAAGTGCGGATAATTTTTCTGGCGGCTATACGGCCACTACTCATCTTATCGAAACTCATAACTGTCCGGTCTATTATTTTGGTAATACCCTTCAGCCTACATCCGCGCAAATGCGTTATCAAGGCTGGTATCAGGCCATGAAAGAGCATTTTACGCACCTTGATTTTAACAGTGATTATCTCTGGGAGATTTTCGCAGATGAAAGCCGGTACAACTGGTGTGATACCAACGACTGGGAGCAGCCGGCGTATGAAATGGCTCTAAAGTCTCTGAGTAAAGTCGATTCTGAAAAGTGCTGCGTCTTCTGTTCGAATGATGATGCCGCCAGGATCATGACCGAAGCGGCAAAGGATAATAACCGCGTGCCCGGCGTTGATTTTTTCGTGATTGGTTTTGGAGATAAACCCTTCTGCGAGAGGCTTGATGTGCCTTTGAGCAGTGTTGCCCAGTTTGACCAGGAGGTGGGATACGCCGCCGCTGAATTGCTTGAAAGTATTATCGAGAGACCCTCACTTTCTAATCGAATGATAAAGAGGATAGTGCCGGTTGAGCTTAAGATAAGAGCCAGCAGTATCAAAAAAGTTGGCAGTGAGGAGCTGTCATTAAAAAGTATTTAG
- a CDS encoding metallophosphoesterase, protein MENLSRRKFIKYSGLAGGAFLVGGCGFARAQTSKAASGDVLKGFIVSDAHFGWVHDMQPTHQQQRDAMNVILTRFPDLDVFIDTGDAHHSGLSGSSELEARGGWTDIIANGSGRLPFYYVMGNHEAIPNPGLDSEQKVQEFGSVTCRPYYSFDIKNIHFVSLPELETPVFVNKESIDWLKLDLELNKDKTTILLSHNNIKGTTTLLGDQPGYRGITNSQQIMDIISGYPNVISWMQGHNHTYEVVKKDNMLFVSNGRIGGFIPGAVWGLGHRELGGIYFEVLGDKFIVKSFSASSNSFHEELGFELVSGELEKQTTLDSSAKSVFSYGVGDMNNGQKIPVFSHHTGLGKKEIFAAAGSEEINDDPEFTLFEHRHDNDSNQQWMLMGASVGYPRYFEPENTLWQWEDPGIRLLAQESLAQSTDISVPEYASGRNAYYKCSPGRKYKTEITINSPSGGQNIEMLLEVRDSNGNSLNQVTSEQVSVEAGTNKYSREFYIPHLPDTDNIYYDNSSDTTVQVLAKAKISNLFEDVVVSKFALYHSELAAAENPKITVDGKQHLRCGKYGAGEVISLGSSDNKEARAVVECSTGGTGRLSWLIRQDNVDWQFRNAAVSDLGQYLQVDSVRSPWTPDKEVVIAPFGGSSGGPFVHKTRKINQFNIYPLNRGNELLKIDVQNFDSDADIKIICSASPAAVTGSSQWSYESGVLTVNVESEGVITADWA, encoded by the coding sequence ATGGAAAACTTATCAAGAAGAAAATTTATAAAATACAGCGGACTTGCAGGCGGAGCGTTTTTGGTCGGCGGCTGCGGGTTTGCCAGGGCGCAAACAAGCAAAGCTGCCTCTGGTGATGTTCTGAAGGGTTTTATAGTCTCTGACGCCCATTTCGGGTGGGTGCACGATATGCAGCCCACGCATCAGCAGCAGCGTGATGCCATGAATGTTATTCTGACAAGATTTCCGGACCTGGACGTTTTCATAGATACCGGTGATGCCCACCACAGCGGCCTCAGCGGCAGCAGTGAGCTCGAGGCCAGGGGCGGCTGGACGGATATAATCGCCAACGGCAGCGGCAGGCTTCCATTCTATTATGTGATGGGTAATCATGAGGCAATACCAAATCCCGGCTTGGATAGCGAGCAGAAAGTTCAGGAGTTTGGCAGTGTTACCTGCCGGCCGTATTACAGCTTTGACATAAAAAACATTCACTTTGTGTCTTTGCCCGAGCTTGAAACGCCGGTGTTTGTAAATAAAGAATCGATTGACTGGCTCAAGCTCGATCTCGAACTGAATAAAGATAAGACCACAATACTGCTTTCCCACAATAACATTAAAGGCACAACTACTCTGCTCGGAGACCAGCCCGGTTACAGGGGCATAACCAACAGTCAGCAGATTATGGATATTATATCCGGCTACCCTAATGTTATCTCCTGGATGCAGGGTCACAACCATACCTATGAAGTTGTCAAAAAGGATAACATGCTGTTTGTCTCAAACGGACGTATAGGCGGGTTCATTCCCGGCGCAGTCTGGGGCCTTGGACACAGGGAACTGGGCGGCATCTATTTTGAGGTTCTCGGCGATAAATTTATAGTAAAAAGTTTCAGCGCGAGCTCCAATAGTTTCCATGAAGAGCTGGGCTTCGAGCTGGTTTCCGGTGAGTTAGAGAAACAGACAACGCTTGATTCTTCCGCGAAATCTGTATTTAGTTACGGTGTAGGCGATATGAACAACGGCCAGAAGATTCCCGTTTTCAGTCACCATACAGGTTTGGGTAAAAAAGAAATCTTTGCCGCGGCCGGCAGCGAAGAGATAAATGATGACCCTGAATTTACACTCTTCGAGCACCGCCATGATAACGATTCAAATCAGCAGTGGATGCTTATGGGGGCGTCGGTAGGTTATCCCCGCTACTTTGAGCCTGAGAATACTCTCTGGCAATGGGAAGATCCAGGTATAAGGCTTCTGGCGCAGGAGAGCCTTGCCCAGTCAACCGACATATCGGTCCCGGAATACGCCAGCGGCAGAAACGCCTATTATAAATGTTCGCCGGGCAGGAAGTATAAGACCGAAATTACAATAAACAGCCCCAGCGGCGGTCAAAATATTGAGATGCTCCTCGAGGTCAGGGACAGCAACGGAAACTCACTTAACCAGGTTACAAGCGAGCAGGTCAGTGTAGAAGCCGGCACTAATAAGTACAGCCGTGAGTTTTACATTCCGCATCTGCCCGATACAGATAATATCTATTATGATAACAGCAGCGATACAACTGTTCAGGTACTGGCCAAGGCGAAAATCAGCAATCTCTTCGAAGATGTTGTTGTCAGCAAGTTCGCCCTTTACCACAGCGAACTGGCGGCGGCGGAAAATCCCAAGATTACAGTAGATGGCAAACAGCATCTTCGCTGCGGCAAGTATGGCGCCGGTGAAGTTATAAGCCTGGGCAGCAGTGACAATAAAGAGGCAAGGGCGGTTGTTGAATGCAGCACCGGCGGCACCGGCAGGCTAAGCTGGCTGATCCGTCAGGATAACGTTGACTGGCAGTTTAGAAACGCGGCGGTCAGTGACCTTGGTCAGTATCTTCAGGTAGATTCTGTGAGAAGCCCGTGGACTCCTGATAAAGAGGTTGTTATCGCTCCCTTTGGCGGCAGCAGCGGCGGGCCGTTTGTGCATAAGACACGAAAAATCAATCAATTCAACATCTACCCGCTTAACAGAGGCAACGAACTGCTGAAAATTGACGTTCAAAACTTTGACAGCGACGCAGACATTAAAATTATTTGTTCAGCAAGCCCCGCAGCAGTAACCGGCTCAAGTCAATGGAGCTACGAAAGCGGTGTTTTAACTGTCAACGTTGAGTCTGAGGGTGTTATCACAGCAGACTGGGCCTGA